The Arachis ipaensis cultivar K30076 chromosome B07, Araip1.1, whole genome shotgun sequence genome includes a window with the following:
- the LOC110264571 gene encoding CASP-like protein 4A1 — protein MEGKQFLLKSMVTLIVLFLLVGHPTPAVSELSSDGYEMVLPTSVATRGSLGWLHMNGGRVSMEDSEGRFVGLSDRRSLRSNPLRPPSPHQSPTTKYKSPPPRPPPPPPPPPPPPPPPPHNLGTSSHPIMDVVFLYSM, from the exons ATGGAAGGTAAACAGTTTCTGTTGAAGTCAATGGTAACTTTGATAGTGTTATTCCTTCTTGTTGGTCACCCAACTCCAGCAGTTTCTGAACTCTCATCCGATG GCTATGAGATGGTGTTACCCACATCGGTTGCAACTCGTGGCAGCCTTGGGTGGCTACATATGAATGGTGGAAGAGTAAGTATGGAGGATTCGGAGGGAAGATTCGTCGGCCTAAGTGATCGGAGGAGTCTAAGATCGAATCCGTTGCGGCCACCATCTCCTCATCAAAGTCCAACAACAAAATATAAATCCCCTCCTCCTCggccaccacctcctcctcctcctcctcctcctcctcctcctcctcctcctcataatTTGGGGACTTCCTCCCATCCTATCATG GATGTTGTATTCTTGTATTCTATGTAA
- the LOC107608060 gene encoding histone deacetylase 6-like, giving the protein MEKIVSEYDGGASLPSQSCRDANERKVTYFYEPTIGDYFYGHGHPMKPHRIRMAHSLIVHYGLHRLLYINRPLPASASDVRRFHSDDYVQFLSTVSPDLAVAAHANHSNYRTLRRYNVGDDCPVFDGLFNFCCVSAGASIGAAVALNLGDADIAVNWAGGLHHAKKAEASGFCYVNDIVLGILELLKIHKRVLYVDIDVHHGDGVEEAFYTTDRVMTVSFHKYGDFFPGSGHIKDIGVGEGKNYSLNVPLNDGMDDESFRGLFRPIIQKVMEVYQPDAVVLQCGADSLSGDRLGCFNLSVKGHADCVRFLRSFNVPLMLLGGGGYTIRNVARCWCYETAVAVGVELDNKLPFNEYYEYFGPQYVLHYKPSRQDNLNKPRDLEKIRIKLLERLSRLSHAPSAPFQTTPSVTNVPEEEEEDMDVRPNCRLWNGQDFDSDNDEDVENTKSSNSAG; this is encoded by the exons atggagaagATAGTGAGTGAGTATGATGGTGGTGCCTCGCTACCTTCACAATCATGCAGAGACGCGAACGAAAGAAAGGTGACGTACTTCTACGAACCCACCATTGGAGACTACTTCTACGGTCATGGTCATCCAATGAAGCCTCACCGGATCCGCATGGCTCACAGCCTCATCGTCCATTACGGCCTCCACCGCCTTTTGTACATCAACCGTCCCTTACCGGCTTCCGCCTCCGACGTCCGCCGCTTCCACTCCGATGACTACGTTCAATTCCTTTCCACTGTCTCGCCGGACCTCGCTGTCGCCGCCCATGCCAACCACTCCAATTACCGCACGCTCCGGCGATACAACGTTGGCGACGATTGCCCCGTTTTTGACGGCCTCTTTAACTTCTGCTGTGTCTCCGCCGGCGCCTCCATCGGCGCCGCCGTCGCACTCAACCTTGGTGATGCTGATATTGCTGTTAATTGGGCTGGTGGCCTCCACCATGCCAAGAAAGCTGAGGCTTCGGGATTCTGTTATGTTAACGACATCGTTCTTGGGATTCTTGAGCTCCTCAAGATTCACAAg CGTGTGCTGTATGTTGACATTGATGTTCACCACGGTGATGGCGTTGAGGAGGCCTTTTACACTACTGATAGAGTGATGACAGTGTCTTTCCATAAGTATGGGGATTTTTTCCCAGGCAGTGGGCACATTAAAGACATTGGGGTGGGCGAAGGAAAGAATTATTCTCTGAATGTTCCACTAAATGATGGAATGGATGATGAAAGTTTCCGTGGCCTGTTTCGTCCCATCATTCAAAAAGTCATGGAGGTTTATCAACCTGATGCAGTTGTTCTTCAATGTGGAGCTGATTCGCTGTCAGGTGACAGGTTGGGTTGCTTCAACTTGTCTGTGAAGGGTCATGCAGATTGTGTTCGTTTCCTTAGATCATTCAATGTTCCTCTGATGCTTTTAGGTGGGGGAGGATATACGATTCGTAATGTTGCTCGCTGTTGGTGTTACGAG ACAGCGGTAGCAGTGGGAGTTGAGCTTGATAATAAATTGCCTTTCAATGAATACTATGAGTATTTTGGCCctcaatatgttcttcattacAAGCCTTCGAGACAGGATAACCTAAACAAGCCCAGAGATCTCGAAAAGATTAG GATCAAGTTACTAGAACGGCTCTCCAGACTTAGCCATGCACCCAGTGCTCCTTTTCAGACAACTCCGTCGGTTACAAATGTTCCAGAAGAG GAAGAAGAGGATATGGATGTAAGACCAAATTGTCGCCTATGGAACGGTCAAGATTTTGATTCGGATAATGATGAAGATGTGGAGAATACAAAATCTTCAAACTCAGCTGGCTGA